The sequence below is a genomic window from Nicotiana tomentosiformis chromosome 6, ASM39032v3, whole genome shotgun sequence.
TTCTCCACTTAATACCAGGTTTTTGTCTGAGGTAGGGTCCTAACTCGTGACTTGTACCTAATCCACACATTATGTGCTCTGCTCCTTACCACTAGACGAAAGCCCGCAAGGAAACATCAATACTTCTAGTGCTGTCTAGTAAGAGGTGGGCCAGGATTTGGAGCTTATTAGTTTGGTTTTCCAATCAGTTTAAGctattgggttctaaattaataatttgtatatatcAATGGATTTCTTAAAACAAATATAAGATTTGAACCAAAACTACTGGGTTCAGCTGAAACCGCAACCACAAGGCTAGCTCCGCCCTTGTGTCTAATATCTACAATCTGGAATTGTATCCTGTTGTCTTTATTGCTAAATTTTTAAATTGTTTGGGCAAATAGCTTTGATGTATCTTAATAGTTTACCGATTTTATTCCCTTTcttaatttaaaaggaaaaaaaaactcaATTGCACTTCAGCGTTATAAAATGCAATTGCAGAGTCTAAGAAAAAATTGATACCAAAATTAAACACTAACATTAATGTTGCTTACTAAAACTCTCCATAGATACGAAAAAATGTTAGAATGTCACTGTTAGGATTTAAACTTGTGACGTAAAATAACTTTTGAACCTTCTTACCACTATACGGGTATTTTCCCTCGTACAAAGGGGATTCAACAGTTATTTTTATCTATTCACAATCGAAGGGGATTCAGTTAAACACCCTTCCCTCTTAATAGCTCCGCCAGATAAAGTTATCTCAAATGACAAGTTTTATCTTCCAACAAATATTATCTTTTGAgcaaatttgaattaaaaaaagagATAAATGATAGTTAAACCCTAACAGTAGAAAAGAAATAGTATCGTTTATTTCTTACCGGTGCATAACGGAACTTCCGTTTAGGAGTTTCGTCGCCGGAATGAAAGGAAGAGAGCGGAGTCCAACGGCAGAGCATGAGTTTGGGGTTGTTAATAACATTGCCGTTGCCACGAAGGCGGCTGTTGGGCTGAGAAGTGACCCACTGCTTCTTCCATTTTCTTACTGGGCCGCTAAATACTGGAGCTGAACCGTACCTCGACGACGCCCGACCGAGTCTAGACCCTACTCCTTCCATTTTCTCTCAGAGGAAAAAGAAATATAAATATTCTGTTGATGGTGATGACTATAGAAGGAGGCTACAGTCTGTTTCACTGCAGTCGCGCGCGATTGCAGAAAGCGTGCAGGTTCCACGACGTCGTTTCATGACAATGCCCAACCAAAGgtctaacatatatatatatatatactagttggGTTAATTTCAAATATTTTAGAAATTGCCTAAGATGATTTTCTAAATGAGTATGGCTTACTAATTTTCGAATTCTTTGTTATTGTTCTTTGCAAATACCAAAGTGAGATATAAAAAGTAATATTATTGTATCAATTGGAACAATTTAGGTTGGAAtcaaattattattcatttatgtATGGGCAAATTATTATCCattctaaataaatattttagatTATTTTGGTCAACAATTTCTTTTTTTGGGTATGGAAACGTGAAGCCAAGGGATGTATATGATTTCAGAAGCAAGTTATGTTTACATCATAAAGTTTAAAGCGGCAAATTTGCAAGTTTCCCATTAATTAATGattctaaaaaatttaaaaagcttTGAAGAATTCTCGAAATTTTTTCTTCAGTTGTCATTAGTAATTTTTGTTGCGGTGTTTCTCTCTAGCCAAAGTTCTGAGGAACACAAACCATTATCTAACACTGCAGTTAATGGTATTTCTCTTCAATCAATTGACTACAATGTTAGATAAAGAGTAAAATATAAAGTTGACAAGCCCCATCCGTGTGATCTATCAAAAATATTGCATATTAAGTAAAACTTATTATATTTGAAATTTGCTAAACGTTGTATTACTCGAATTTCAATTAGCAAAATAGAACAGATAGATTCAATCTCACACTAAttaaggaaaaaagaagaaattgAGTGGTCCTAgactctgttttaaaaggcgtttctggggcgagccccggggcaaggcgtaccaaaaacgccccggggcgatggtgtggggcgaaagtctcaagaggcttacgccccgcaatttggggcgtacgcccgggcgttcgagacgcgtttttttagtaaggagtaagccccagagactttttcaaattaaaacaaaatttgttgaattagtctttcatataatacccaaattctcaaaagtcagtttgataattactcaaaaggtttaaaaaggaactcaaaagtattaaatttaaaagtaaagactttttttattgatttaagccctaattcatgatttttccaattttttatcttgtccgctagtctgctaatatctcccaaaagcaacgaatatttaattttttttttacaaatacaaagagaactacatttttcttcatagcaacaaattcaaagttcaaattgcaggttaatcatcatttttgttcctccatatagaaaactttattcttttagactcaaattacttgtgcttgtaagtaacgtataacagattgttttgattagttttttggggggatggagcacacatatatatagttttcttcaatttttatgcaattttacctgtttataaatattaactgtcattatataattttataaaatattaaaaattaaatacctatggggcttacgccctgcgcctcggggcttacgccccgctgaggcatatgtaaaacgcctcgccttacgcccacgccttttaaaacattaGTCCTGGGTACTTTTCTAAATAGTACTCACGTAATCCTTGAGTTTGTATTTGTTTCTATctgtatttgttttaaattgttgGTCTAATTTAGACATTATAAATAAATTTTGTGATAATTTGTTATTAAACTTTTTGTAAGACCTGAAAATATGAATGATACATTCTCATACATTCTCATTTTCAGGGTATTTGGCTCTATTTTTCTCAATTATTACAAGCTATGAAGATTGTATCATTTCTTGTAATTGGGTGAACTTCTTTTAGAGTGTCTTTTTACTCAATTTTATGTAAATGTGATATAACTGTAGGTTACCTTAGTGTCGTAATTCTTACTGTTGCCTATGCCAGCTCTCTTTCTTCTTGTTATGCTTCGAATTAGACAAACATTTTATAATAGCAAATTAACATACAAACAACCATCGATCACCATAATATaaacagtagtatcattttaaatATAGAAGTTATGTGAATTATAAAGAATGTAAAGGTTTGTCAATGCAGTTTTTCTCACATTCTAATCATTGTCAAAATATCTTAGGCAAGTTACACATTTGGCCGGTCgtctaaaaataattatatttgttaGTCAAATACACAAACAATAACTAATTATGtataaatatgtatattatacctCAATATAGAGAAAATATATATTTGGCGGCTAGTACTTTTTAGAGTAGCTATATTGTGTAGTTTTTTCCAAATATCTTTTCAGTCTTTTTTTCCTTCCAGatgataaatttattttattatttcgttTTGCTTCTCTtcaagtttttttattttattttttataattaggCTTCTTTTTTATCCTCCTTATTTCTCTTTACTCACTTTGCAGAACAATTTTTGGGTGTGGGATTTCATCTGATTTCTTCTCGCATAAAAAATCCTAATTTTATCAAGAGACCTTCTTGAACAcatttttctttgatttcctttAAGATATTTGAAAATCCATATCTTCACGAGGATGAACAAAAATGTTTGTTGAGGATTAACAATAATGGCTCTCCTCGAATTGGAGAAAAAAATGATTGTCCCCTCTCTTTTtacatttttacttttttttaccCTTGATTTTTAAATAAAAGTGATATTAACCTTaaaattcaaatttatttttactcATATTTAATGACATATAATGTTTTTTAATTAACACGTGTAGTGTCGTTTGGCAaaatttttagtatttttgagAGTACACCTAATGCACATATAATATCGAGTCGGGGTATTTTAACCATGGAATATTTATTATGATATTCAAAAGAGGTGATATATAGTTAATGAGTTTTTTTAAATCATTAACTTATTAACTAAGAGTAATACGTATTTTGAAGCATTTTGATTTAAGCTTTGATCTTTCTAAGTTGTTTTTAGTTTTAAGCATTATATATATTGATGTGCACCAAATATGATGGTTTCAATATATAGACTAAATAGATTTAATTTATTGATCTTTTATAAATAAATAGCAAACCAACTAACGAAAAGCGTCAAATGATGATTGTATTTTTCATCCTCTAAATTTCAAACAAAATAGATACAAGAAGGGAACTTTCAAAATAagacggaaaatattttttaaaaatgagcttttgttttaccttttttttttttttttttttaaagttttgatCCTCATAAATTCTAACCGTAAATCTTGAAGCTTAAACCTTAAGAAATGAGATATTTAGAGAGAAAAAACATGttcttaaattcttaaaacaattACCATATTATATGTTATTTGTACTTTATCAATCTTAGTAACTTTAAATTGCTGGTATGTTTACTCTATAtcaaacaaaatatttttatatttttgttctaCATTAGATTCATAAgatcattttaaatttttttgtctAAATTATTACCTGCAAAAATCTGCTTAGCTGTAGTATATTGCCTTTTTGTTATACAATAACTTTGTTAAATtagtttaataattttttatttatattattacgtAAAATTGGTTAGCTATAATATATTATCTCTTTATGTGCTTTTTCTGTTTTATTAGACTCTACAATTAAACGTGTTAGCTCTAAGTATACTATTTTCTCTAATTTTCTTATGTGTTTTATAAACTTTTTAAAATCAAGATATAACTCACGAAAAAAGTAAGGATGAAAAACATAAGCAAAACTATAGTTGGGCTAGCAGGTTGCAGATGTAAATGTGAAGAGTAATATGAGAAAAGTTTTAGGTGGGCCCCACCTCTATGATAAGTACGTGTGCCGTGAAAAGTCTGATGGGGCCCATAGTTTGTACACATTTACATTTGAAATAAAATTGAAGAGACAATAATAACTCCACATGTACATGTGGCTCGTCCGTGTTAACTTCTTCTAGGGGTGGACATAATATCGGCCGAACCGAAAAAATCGAACGAATCGTGAATTTCAATTTTTCGGTTTCGATTTAATCGATTATTCGGTCGGTGCGCAGTTTTTAAATTATTCAATTTTGATTTTTTGGTGCGACTTACGATTTTGGTATTTCGATTGAACCGAAAAACCGAAATTTTGTCTCAAATTGTTAAATCCTTACGCTGCCTTGTTTGTTAAAAATTGCTTTTGCTTTTGCAGTTGTTGTTTTACCTATTAATTGGTCTAAGTGATTAAGTGAATTGGAGTTATGCGCAGTTTTATTCCAAAAGTaagaacaaaaaaaatcaaaGCAGTAGAAGACTAATAAGCATAGTATTGACTGGACATGTCTATCAAACGCTGCCTTATTTGTCAAATTGTTAAATGTATGCCTTGtcaaatgaaaattttattttgaaatctTTCAATGGCACATGTCTATCTATATTAACTGGACTGCTAGCCAGAGGCCGGATTCAAGATCCGTAGTTTACATAGGATGTAAAAATCTTGAACCGTTAATAACCAAAAAACTAAACCGaaaataaccgaaccgaacctTGAAAAAATTACACCGaaccgtaaatactttggtttgatttagttattaatattacaaaaccGAAAATCGATAAACCGAACCGTACTTTCATAATAATAACCGACCGAATCGACCAACGCCCACCCCTAACTTCTTCGGATTTGCGTGAACTAGCGGACCGATTACTAAGTGGGGATGCTCCCTCCAGCATGAGCGAACCCTTTCGAAACTGATTAAGAATCTGCCAGGCATGCATGTTGATGACACACGCACTTAACTCTTGCTTTTAATATAAGAGAATAATATAAAGTTAGGTATAGACAAGATGATGTGACAACTTTCTATGGCCagcattctttttttttttcttttcttctcattTCTCATTTCTCATTTCTCATTTCTTTTGGCATTTTCACCTTCAATTCTCTATATAATAATCTACTTATTATATGTATGTATTAACAAAAGAAATGTTCCTTGGCAATAAAGGCCAGTAACCGCCTAATTGAGTCAAAGCCCATGTTGCTGAGGAGTAACCTAATCTTTATGATACACAAATGTGCAACGTTGATAAAAAATGACAAATGAATTACTACCTACTTTATTCTCCTCTTCCCACCTTAATGTACTCCTCCCACCTTAATGTACTCTTCCTACGTCTACCTCCCTTTAatgatttttttacttttttttcttctcatttttttGGTAACACGATCCTTTATCTCTCCAAGATATTCGACACTACAAAGAATTAGAATCAAGATGAGTTTTGGCTTTTTTACGTTCTTCTATTTATTTGATCCaagtatgtaacgacccggccggtcgttttgagagtaatagctaCGATTCCCTAATTTCTGCTTTTTTCGTATCTGTTTCTatttatgtgacttaccgggagatcttgtttttggtttcggagtgtcttgggacacgtagtccctaaaacggaagtttaaatcttagaattttgaccgtagtcggaactgtgtgaagacgactccggaatggagttccatcagttccgttagctctgttggataATTTTGAACTGAGGAGCGTATCCGGACTGtaaatttgaggtatgtagctaatttaggtttgaattggcgaaagtagaatttttggagattttgatcggtagtgaactttttgatatcggggtcggattccgatttcggaagttagagtaggtccgtaatgttgaatacgacttgtgtgcaaaatttgaggtcaatcggacgtggtttgataggtttcggcatcggttatagaaatttaaagtttcaagttcattaagtttggattggagggtgattcggtTTTAACGTGTTTTGacgactcgactaagttcatatggtattttaggacttgttggtatatttggttgaggtcccggaggcctcgggtgtgtttcagatgcttaacggattggaTTTGGACTTGGGCAAATGGCTGAAGCTTCTGGTTTCTGGTATTTTCgaacctgcggtggggagaccgcaagtGCGGGATCACACGTGCGTAAGgtttatcgcagaagcggagttgggaGGTTTGGTAAGGGGTCGTAGGTGCTGTATGAAAAATGCCGCATCTGCGCTGTCCGCAGATACGCTagaggaaccgcaggtgcggagagggatcgcagaagcagacaagattccgcaggcgcgcactcgcaggtgcggcccctttatcgcaggtgcggaggtagAGGGGAGTAAGTGCTTTGCGCAGAAGCGCTCATTTTTCCGCACAGgcggacgcgcaggtgcgagcccaagctccgcaggtgcggaaatgcctgggcagaacctacttaagcgagacttcgagattttggccattttcatcattttgagctcgggtttggcgatttcttgagagcattttcgagggatttcgtgAAGTAAGTcccttgtacttatttttgatcaataatcttgcttccccatttatttttccacctagttagtgtgtatttaatgTGAAAAtcgggagtttgaggctagggatttgaagagtttgattttgggttttgagtggtcatttgaggtcggattttgataaatttggtatggttggaatcgtgagtgaatgagctttaggattttgtgatttttgcttgattccgagacgtgggtctggGTCGACCTTTTATgacgaatttcagaatttttgttaaagtcttgatttcattaattagattagtctattatagttatatttat
It includes:
- the LOC104086575 gene encoding uncharacterized protein isoform X3; translated protein: MEGVGSRLGRASSRYGSAPVFSGPVRKWKKQWVTSQPNSRLRGNGNVINNPKLMLCRWTPLSSFHSGDETPKRKFRYAPIVDLEEKKKEALDNEAKIRKRNQAITSSASNDNILKKQSINHIFEEDFERKPAKL
- the LOC104086575 gene encoding uncharacterized protein isoform X2, whose translation is MEGVGSRLGRASSRYGSAPVFSGPVRKWKKQWVTSQPNSRLRGNGNVINNPKLMLCRWTPLSSFHSGDETPKRKFRYAPIVDLEEKKKEALDNEAKIRKRNQAITSSASNDNILKKQSINHIFEEDFEVPLLCTSGADDRSIHLQRKPAKL
- the LOC104086575 gene encoding uncharacterized protein isoform X4, whose amino-acid sequence is MEGVGSRLGRASSRYGSAPVFSGPVRKWKKQWVTSQPNSRLRGNGNVINNPKLMLCRWTPLSSFHSGDETPKRKFRYAPIVDLEEKKKEALDNEAKIRKRNQAITSSASNDNILKKQSINHIFEEDFE
- the LOC104086575 gene encoding uncharacterized protein isoform X1, whose protein sequence is MEGVGSRLGRASSRYGSAPVFSGPVRKWKKQWVTSQPNSRLRGNGNVINNPKLMLCRWTPLSSFHSGDETPKRKFRYAPIVDLEEKKKEALDNEAKIRKRNQAITSSASNDNILKKQSINHIFEEDFEELMTDQSICSESQLNFDLCFEGCD